ACCTCTTTTGAATCCCGATCTGTTTCTTGATCGAGTTTACCCCCGGCTGTCCTGGCTGACTGGTCGAATGTTTTTTCTTTTATGGACAGTATTGGGCGTTTTGGGAATCGGGATCCTTATTGCCAGATGGTCTGAATTTACGGATCAGGTCATAGGTTTTTTTTCACCCGAAAAACTGCTGTTGATCTGGTTGATCTGGTTTTTCTTGAAACTGCTTCACGAACTTTTTCATGCTCTTGTCTGTCGTCGCTACGGTGGCCGGGTGTATGATTTTGGTATACTCTTTATTCTGTTTATCCCTCTGACTTATATTGACGCCACTTCTTCATGGAGTTTTTCTTCAAAGTGGCAGAGAATACATGTGGCTGTTGCAGGGATTTTTGCCGAACTCTGCATAGCCTGGATTGCTTTGTTGATATGGGGGGTGATTCCGGGGACGACAGCGGGACTTATTGCTCACAATACGGTGATGATTGCCGGGGTAAGCAGTCTGCTGTTTAATGCCAATCCCCTGATGCGTTTTGATGGGTATTATGTTTTGTCGGATGTGGTTTCGATTCCTAATCTGTATGGGCGGGGAATAGGTTTTATAAAAAATCTTGCCTCCTGGATTTTTTTTGGTGCCCGGAGAGAACCACTGCAGGAAAAAGGGTTATTAGGTGCCTTCATAAAACTCTATGGTGTGTCTGTCTATATCTGGAGAATTCTGGTTATCATCTCTCTTGGCTATATTGCATCCCGTATGGCGGGTGGTTTCGGTATATTTATTACATCAGGTGCTGTAATTATCTGGGTTGGAATGCCACTGGTATCACTTGTTAAACGATTGCAGAATCATAATAAACAGAATCCGGCTGTTCTTTATCGTTTTTTTGTCCGTCTGTTTATTGCTGCTGCCTGTCTTGGCTTTGGACTCCGGTACATCGGTTGGCAGGACCAGGTCAGGATTCCCGCTGTTGTTGAATACCGTCATCAGTATGATGTCAGGCCGACAGTGGATGGCTTTGTAGATGAAATGAAAGTAATGGATGGAGATCAGGTAGACAAGGGGCAGCTACTTGCAGTGCTGGAGAACCGAGAATTACGTTTTCGCTACGCATCACTGCAACTCAAACATAAAAAATTGGAAATGCAAGCGCGTCTTGCCCGGAGTCGGGGCAAGGTCAACGAGGTACAGATTCTTGAGGAACAGCTTCTTGTTCTGGACAGAGAGGTGGATGAACGGAAAAAAGATATTGATGGTCTGCAGGTTTACGCATCTGGAACCGGGACTGTTGCCGGTCTGGAGCCTGGTACGCTTCTTGGGACATATATTACCCGGGCAGAGAAATTATCCACGTTGTCAGCAAGGATCAGAAATATTTGGTGGCAAGTTGCTCCCAGGATGATATAGATCGAGTTCGTGCTCTTCTAGGCAAAGAGGTTTCTGTTGATATGAGAAAATCAGGATTTGGTCAATTTACTGCTGTGTTAGCAAAGGTTTCACCGACAGCGACAACGGATCTGGTTCATCCTGCGCTGGGCGCGGTTTTTGGAG
The DNA window shown above is from Desulfomarina profundi and carries:
- a CDS encoding site-2 protease family protein, yielding METEKLPTLPRLRNGLRFTPIIEKGISWYILEDPVRNTYYRIGVEEYLFLSNLNCSPDFETLLQMVEKRSGIHLSSEQGQAILHWLMDRQLLQDDSGHLAFSLEREQESARLKRINRLNLISFKIPLLNPDLFLDRVYPRLSWLTGRMFFLLWTVLGVLGIGILIARWSEFTDQVIGFFSPEKLLLIWLIWFFLKLLHELFHALVCRRYGGRVYDFGILFILFIPLTYIDATSSWSFSSKWQRIHVAVAGIFAELCIAWIALLIWGVIPGTTAGLIAHNTVMIAGVSSLLFNANPLMRFDGYYVLSDVVSIPNLYGRGIGFIKNLASWIFFGARREPLQEKGLLGAFIKLYGVSVYIWRILVIISLGYIASRMAGGFGIFITSGAVIIWVGMPLVSLVKRLQNHNKQNPAVLYRFFVRLFIAAACLGFGLRYIGWQDQVRIPAVVEYRHQYDVRPTVDGFVDEMKVMDGDQVDKGQLLAVLENRELRFRYASLQLKHKKLEMQARLARSRGKVNEVQILEEQLLVLDREVDERKKDIDGLQVYASGTGTVAGLEPGTLLGTYITRAEKLSTLSARIRNIWWQVAPRMI